A single Triticum dicoccoides isolate Atlit2015 ecotype Zavitan chromosome 2A, WEW_v2.0, whole genome shotgun sequence DNA region contains:
- the LOC119353595 gene encoding C2 domain-containing protein At1g53590-like, which translates to MDITEVTVVHHVALVLAALWAAGNAGWAHPALFLLALVYIFAVNARYTMRLKKRLQFEEKKSANQRRLLSDAETVRWLNYAVEKMWPVCMERVASQQFLLPIFPWFISKFKPWTARKAEIQSLYLGRNPPMFTDIRVVSQSTDDDHLVLELGMNFLAADDMDARMAVQLRKRLGFGITANMHITGMHIEGKVLVGVRFLQQWPFIGRVRVCFVEPPYFQMTVKPLFSHGLDVTELPGISGWLDRMLDVAFGQTLVEPNMLVIDMEKFASESESTDNWFTVDEKPPIAHAKVEIMEGADMKPSDPNGLSDPYVKGQLGPYRFQTKIHKKTLNPKWLEQFKIPITSWESSNLLSLQVRDKDHIFDDPLGNCSISINKLRGGQRHDMWIPLKHIKTGRVHIAVTVLEDENGKVPSDEDELCGTPKEGKAGTPGSSFSSKTNTESASSAGYRNMTDEYEPVDIKGLEKAGVWVHRPGSDVAATWEPRKGRARCQDSQILRENDGCSDSPRSSVSESQTSNSSTEEPASGNKSHRHLRKVKKGLVKLAGAMRHNKNSKNVSDDEETSPCETPHPNIRPVGESRVSVTYVVDEDAGSSSMERRSDDAHSSPERAGDESPTKGQLRKKAAHMVKHAGKAAHNLKSMLSRKGLDKGKEDEWRNEEEGDLDVTRVDSFPARRGAVGDAAESLADGKDKAL; encoded by the exons ATGGACATAACAGAGGTGACGGTGGTGCACCACGTCGCGCTGGTGCTGGCCGCGCTCTGGGCCGCCGGGAACGCCGGGTGGGCGCACCCGGCGCTCTTCCTCCTCGCCCTCGTCTACATCTTCGCG GTAAATGCACGGTACACGATGAGACTGAAGAAGCGATTACAGTTTGAGGAAAAGAAAAGTGCCAACCAAAGAAGG CTCCTCTCTGATGCAGAGACAGTGCGGTGGCTAAATTATGCTGTTGAGAAGATGTGGCCAGTTTGCATGGAAAGGGTTGCATCCCAGCAGTTCCTTTTGCCCATATTCCCCTGGTTCATAAGCAAGTTCAAACCATGGACCGCA AGGAAAGCtgagatccaaagcctttacttggGTCGGAATCCGCCGATGTTTACAGATATCAGGGTCGTCAGTCAATCAACTGATGATGACCATCTG GTTCTGGAGCTAGGAATGAACTTCCTTGCTGCAGATGATATGGATGCAAGGATGGCTGTACAACTAAGGAAGAGATTAGGGTTTGGTATTACAGCAAACATGCATATAACTGGCATGCATATTGAAGGCAAG GTCCTTGTTGGTGTGAGGTTTCTTCAACAGTGGCCCTTTATTGGGCGTGTACGAGTGTGCTTTGTTGAGCCTCCATACTTCCAGATGACAGTGAAGCCGCTATTTAGTCATGGGCTTGACGTGACTGAACTTCCAGGAATTTCTGGATGGCTT GACAGAATGTTGGATGTTGCCTTTGGACAGACCCTTGTTGAG CCTAACATGCTAGTTATTGATATGGAGAAGTTTGCCTCAGAGTCGGAATCTACAG ATAATTGGTTTACTGTTGATGAGAAGCCACCTATTGCGCATGCCAAGGTAGAGATCATGGAGGGGGCTGATATGAAACCTTCTGATCCAAATG GTTTATCGGACCCGTATGTGAAAGGCCAGCTTGGACCATACCGTTTCCAGACAAAGATCCATAAGAAAACTCTCAACCCCAAATGGCTGGAGCAGTTCAAGATACCAATTACTTCATGGGAATCATCCAATCTTCTTTCTCTTCAAGTTCGAGACAAGGACCATATCTTTGATGACCCACTTGG CAATTGTTCAATCAGTATCAATAAACTGAGAGGAGGACAAAGACACGATATGTGGATTCCACTAAAGCATATAAAGACAGGGAGGGTTCATATAGCTGTCACGGTACTTGAAGATGAAAATGGAAAG GTACCTAGTGACGAAGATGAACTGTGTGGAACACCCAAGGAGGGGAAAGCTGGCACACCAGGGTCTAGTTTTTCTTCGAAGACCAACACCGAGAGTGCATCTTCTGCAGGATACCGGAATATGACTGATGAATATGAACCTGTGGACATCAAAGGACTGGAAAAGGCTGGAGTCTGGGTACACCGGCCAGGCAGCGATGTCGCTGCTACCTGGGAACCTCGGAAGGGGCGAGCGCGGTGCCAGGACTCCCAAATACTACGGGAAAACGATGGCTGCAGCGATAGCCCCAGGTCATCGGTGTCAGAATCTCAGACAAGCAACTCCAGCACCGAAGAACCAGCCAGCGGCAACAAATCGCATCGCCACCTTCGCAAGGTGAAGAAGGGTTTGGTGAAACTGGCTGGAGCTATGCGCCACAACAAGAACTCCAAGAACGTGAGCGATGACGAAGAAACCTCTCCGTGCGAAACGCCGCACCCCAACATACGGCCTGTCGGAGAAAGCAGGGTGTCGGTAACGTATGTCGTCGACGAAGACGCGGGGAGCAGCAGCATGGAGCGGAGGTCAGATGACGCGCACTCCAGCCCCGAGAGGGCCGGGGACGAGAGCCCGACAAAGGGACAGCTGAGGAAGAAGGCGGCGCATATGGTGAAACATGCAGGGAAAGCCGCTCATAACCTGAAGAGCATGCTCAGCAGGAAGGGCCTTGACAAGGGCAAGGAAGACGAATGGAGAAACGAGGAGGAAGGCGATCTCGATGTGACGAGAGTTGATTCTTTTCCTGCACGCAGGGGCGCTGTGGGTGATGCTGCGGAGTCCTTGGCTGACGGCAAGGACAAAGCGCTGTAG